A window from Gemmatimonadaceae bacterium encodes these proteins:
- a CDS encoding VWA domain-containing protein: protein MRFAEPWAFALLPIIPAYLWFAWPRRRRAPRAALGLPALRLLESAPPSRRERALWWPVALRALGLLALVTALARPRSPGEVRDISTKGRNIVIALDISSSMKALDFAPDNRITAAKHVLARFIDQRRGDFMGLVIFASRPFTQAPLTDDRGVLTELLDRVDIGLLPDGTAIGTALAMSENHLKDLPRNSGVIVLLTDGGNNTGAPDPLVAARIARAIGVRIYVIGMSARPGSRLPSDAWVRGMGQRYQQRELAYGEEPAVLSARDEQLLRSVAAISGGAYYRATDERALDDIVGEIDHVEKSSLDEREVLTWNEHARWLLVPALVLLSLELALRTTWLRTVP from the coding sequence ATGCGATTCGCTGAGCCCTGGGCCTTCGCCCTGCTCCCCATCATTCCGGCGTATCTGTGGTTCGCCTGGCCGCGCCGCCGCCGCGCCCCGCGTGCTGCGCTCGGCCTCCCCGCATTGCGGCTCCTCGAATCGGCGCCGCCCTCCCGGCGCGAGCGCGCCCTCTGGTGGCCCGTCGCCCTGCGCGCCCTCGGCCTGCTTGCGTTAGTCACCGCCCTCGCCCGCCCGCGCTCGCCCGGCGAGGTGCGCGACATTTCCACCAAAGGCCGCAACATCGTGATCGCGCTCGACATCTCGAGCTCGATGAAGGCGCTCGACTTCGCGCCCGATAACCGCATCACCGCCGCCAAGCACGTCCTCGCACGCTTCATCGACCAGCGCCGCGGCGACTTCATGGGCCTCGTCATCTTCGCCAGCCGGCCGTTCACCCAGGCGCCGCTCACCGATGATCGCGGCGTCCTCACCGAGCTGCTCGATCGCGTCGACATCGGCCTCCTGCCGGATGGCACCGCCATCGGCACCGCGCTCGCGATGTCCGAGAATCACCTCAAGGACCTGCCGCGCAACAGCGGCGTCATCGTGCTCCTCACCGACGGCGGCAACAACACCGGCGCGCCCGATCCACTCGTCGCCGCGCGAATTGCGCGCGCGATCGGTGTCCGCATCTACGTGATCGGCATGAGTGCCCGCCCGGGCTCGCGCCTTCCTTCCGATGCCTGGGTGCGCGGCATGGGCCAGCGCTACCAGCAGCGCGAGCTCGCGTACGGCGAAGAACCGGCCGTCCTGAGCGCGCGCGATGAACAACTGCTTCGTTCGGTCGCGGCCATCTCCGGCGGCGCCTACTACCGCGCCACCGATGAGCGCGCGCTCGACGACATCGTGGGCGAAATCGACCACGTGGAGAAATCCTCACTCGACGAACGCGAGGTGCTCACCTGGAACGAGCACGCGCGCTGGCTTCTGGTGCCGGCACTCGTGCTCCTGTCGCTCGAGCTGGCGTTGCGCACCACGTGGCTCCGGACGGTGCCCTGA
- a CDS encoding DUF58 domain-containing protein — protein sequence MSLPDVLRQVRQLEIRSRRLVQDVLAGEYSSVFKGRGVEFADVRPYLPGDDVRTIDWRVTARTGAPYVRRYTEERELTVLFLIDHSASDAFGTRRRTKAELATEVSAVLALAAVRNNDRVGAILFSDRVEQFVAPAKGKRHVLRVIREMVSFEPRGRGTNLAAAFEFAMRILKRRAVIFVFSDWLAGEYDRALEMVARRHDTIGVHLIDERDVDLPDVGLVALRDPERDEWRWVDSARGDVRAAFGRAAAARDAAVARRLRSAGADLIRLRTADGYIGPLLGFFRRRERRMRH from the coding sequence GTGAGTCTGCCCGACGTCCTGCGACAGGTCCGCCAGCTCGAGATCCGGAGCCGGCGACTGGTGCAGGATGTATTGGCCGGCGAGTACTCGAGCGTGTTCAAGGGCCGGGGCGTCGAGTTTGCCGACGTGCGGCCCTACCTGCCCGGGGACGACGTCCGCACCATCGACTGGCGCGTCACCGCGCGCACGGGCGCGCCTTACGTTAGGCGATACACGGAAGAGCGGGAGCTCACCGTGCTCTTTCTCATCGACCACAGCGCCTCGGACGCGTTCGGCACGCGCCGCCGCACGAAAGCGGAGCTGGCCACGGAAGTCAGCGCGGTCCTCGCGCTGGCCGCCGTGCGCAACAACGACCGCGTGGGTGCGATCCTCTTCTCCGATCGCGTCGAGCAGTTCGTCGCGCCGGCCAAGGGCAAGCGGCACGTGCTGCGCGTGATTCGCGAGATGGTGTCGTTCGAGCCGCGCGGACGGGGGACGAACCTCGCGGCGGCATTCGAATTTGCCATGCGCATTCTCAAGCGGCGCGCTGTGATCTTCGTGTTTTCCGACTGGCTGGCGGGCGAGTACGACCGTGCGCTCGAGATGGTCGCACGGCGGCACGATACGATCGGCGTGCACCTGATCGATGAGCGCGACGTAGATCTGCCCGATGTGGGGCTCGTCGCGCTCCGGGATCCGGAGCGCGACGAGTGGCGGTGGGTCGACAGCGCCCGCGGCGACGTCCGCGCCGCGTTCGGCCGCGCTGCGGCCGCACGCGACGCGGCCGTCGCCCGCCGGCTGCGCTCCGCCGGCGCCGACCTGATCCGGCTGCGCACCGCCGACGGCTACATCGGTCCCTTGTTAGGCTTCTTCCGGCGGCGCGAACGCCGCATGCGGCACTGA
- a CDS encoding AAA family ATPase: protein MALDLRTATDLDELNARVRGESSFAERIRAELAGVVIGQRAMLDRLLVGLLADGHVLLEGVPGLAKTLAVRALAASIDASFRRVQFTPDLLPADLVGTMIYDQRSGGFTVQQGPIFANIILADEINRAPAKVQSALLEAMQEKQVTIGGVTYPLEEPFLVLATQNPIEQEGTYPLPEAQVDRFMMKLIVTYPARDEESAMLDRMTGGALPVVQPVVDAARILAARRMVDQIYLDPRAREYALDLVRATRDPAAAGLASLAPLVAYGASPRAAIALVRAAKAHAFLEGRGYVAPSDLKTLAHDVLRHRVILTYEADAESVTADQVLDRILDALRVP, encoded by the coding sequence ATGGCCCTGGACCTCCGAACCGCGACAGATCTCGACGAGCTCAACGCACGCGTGCGCGGCGAAAGTTCCTTCGCCGAGCGTATTCGCGCCGAGCTCGCCGGCGTGGTGATCGGGCAGCGCGCGATGCTCGACCGGCTGCTCGTTGGGCTGCTGGCCGATGGACACGTGTTGCTCGAGGGCGTGCCCGGCCTGGCAAAAACGCTGGCCGTGCGAGCGCTCGCCGCCTCCATCGACGCATCGTTCCGTCGCGTCCAATTCACGCCGGATCTGCTGCCCGCGGATCTCGTCGGCACGATGATCTATGACCAACGGAGCGGCGGGTTCACGGTCCAGCAAGGTCCCATCTTCGCCAACATTATACTCGCCGACGAGATCAATCGCGCGCCGGCCAAAGTGCAGAGCGCGCTGCTCGAGGCGATGCAGGAGAAGCAGGTGACGATCGGCGGCGTGACGTATCCGCTCGAGGAGCCGTTCCTCGTGCTCGCGACGCAGAATCCGATCGAGCAGGAAGGCACGTATCCGCTGCCCGAAGCGCAGGTCGACCGCTTCATGATGAAGCTGATCGTCACCTATCCGGCGAGGGACGAAGAGAGCGCTATGCTCGACCGGATGACCGGCGGCGCGCTGCCGGTGGTGCAACCGGTCGTCGATGCCGCACGCATTCTCGCGGCGCGCCGCATGGTGGACCAGATCTATCTCGACCCCCGCGCGCGAGAGTACGCGCTCGATCTGGTGCGGGCGACGCGCGATCCGGCCGCGGCCGGTCTGGCGTCGTTAGCACCGTTGGTCGCGTACGGCGCCAGTCCGCGCGCGGCGATTGCGTTGGTCCGCGCGGCGAAGGCGCATGCCTTTCTCGAGGGACGCGGCTACGTCGCGCCATCGGACCTCAAGACGCTCGCGCACGACGTGCTGCGCCACCGCGTCATTCTCACCTACGAGGCGGACGCCGAGAGCGTGACGGCCGATCAAGTCCTCGACCGCATCCTCGACGCGCTGCGCGTGCCGTGA
- a CDS encoding L-aspartate oxidase: protein MLGSSIERRALRCRYLVIGSGVAGLHTAWRASLSGDVVLLTKRSLFDSATAYAQGGIAAAIGAGDSPELHQQDTLAAGAAMCDRAAVDVLVREGPARVRELSSAGVHFDLDPRGEFLLGKEAAHSERRIVHAHGDQTGAEVVRALVERVRATSRVTVLERTRALELIVEDGVCFGVRASQAGAPLEIHADATVLATGGCGQVYRYTTNPVVATGDGLALAHRAGAELEDMEFVQFHPTALDTPETPLALISEAVRGEGATLVNALGERFMPGRHPDAELAPRDVVAREVFREQQATGAVRLDATSLGAGFAQRFPGIFALCMARGVDPRVEAIPVTPAAHYAMGGIVTDLAGRSTLHCLYACGEVARTGVHGANRLASNSLLEGLVFAERVARDLETVSPLDATPPARDWRVPPLTDRGAAQVAANMVRDTMWKYAGIVRSAYGLGTCLATLEDIERRLPEGATEEANLVETARLIALAALLREESRGGHYRTDFPHPRPSWQHRHVLWRGSGALVTT, encoded by the coding sequence ATGCTTGGGTCTTCAATAGAACGGCGAGCACTTCGGTGCCGCTACCTGGTCATCGGCAGCGGGGTTGCCGGACTGCACACGGCATGGCGCGCGTCGCTGTCGGGGGACGTCGTGCTGCTCACGAAGCGGTCGCTCTTCGACAGCGCCACGGCGTACGCCCAGGGCGGCATTGCCGCGGCCATTGGCGCCGGTGATTCGCCGGAGCTGCACCAACAGGACACGCTCGCCGCCGGCGCCGCGATGTGCGACCGCGCGGCGGTGGACGTGCTGGTGCGCGAAGGGCCGGCGCGCGTGAGAGAGCTGAGCTCGGCCGGCGTGCATTTCGACCTCGACCCGCGCGGCGAGTTTCTGTTAGGCAAGGAAGCGGCGCACTCGGAGCGGCGCATCGTGCATGCGCACGGCGACCAGACGGGCGCCGAAGTGGTGCGCGCGCTGGTCGAGCGCGTGCGGGCGACGAGCCGGGTGACGGTGCTCGAACGGACGCGGGCGCTCGAGCTGATCGTCGAAGACGGCGTCTGTTTCGGCGTGCGCGCGAGCCAGGCGGGCGCGCCGCTCGAGATTCACGCCGACGCGACCGTGCTGGCGACGGGTGGATGCGGTCAGGTCTATCGCTACACGACGAATCCCGTTGTCGCGACCGGCGATGGGCTCGCGCTGGCGCACCGCGCCGGGGCCGAGCTCGAGGACATGGAATTCGTCCAGTTCCATCCGACGGCGCTGGACACGCCCGAGACGCCGCTGGCGCTCATCTCGGAAGCGGTGCGCGGCGAAGGCGCGACCCTGGTCAATGCGTTAGGCGAGCGCTTCATGCCGGGCCGCCACCCCGACGCCGAGCTCGCGCCGCGCGACGTGGTGGCGCGCGAGGTGTTTCGCGAGCAGCAGGCCACCGGCGCCGTGCGGCTCGATGCGACGTCGTTAGGCGCCGGGTTCGCCCAGCGCTTCCCCGGCATTTTCGCGCTGTGCATGGCGCGGGGCGTGGACCCGCGCGTCGAGGCCATCCCCGTCACCCCGGCGGCGCACTACGCGATGGGCGGCATCGTGACCGACCTCGCGGGACGATCCACCCTGCATTGCCTCTACGCGTGCGGCGAAGTGGCGCGCACCGGCGTGCACGGCGCGAATCGGCTCGCGTCCAATTCCCTGCTCGAGGGACTCGTGTTCGCCGAGCGCGTGGCGCGCGATCTCGAGACCGTGTCTCCGCTGGATGCAACGCCGCCGGCTCGCGACTGGCGCGTACCGCCGCTCACCGACCGTGGCGCGGCCCAAGTGGCGGCGAATATGGTCCGCGATACGATGTGGAAATACGCCGGCATCGTGCGCTCCGCGTACGGGTTGGGCACTTGCCTCGCCACGCTCGAGGACATCGAGCGCCGGCTTCCCGAAGGCGCCACCGAAGAGGCGAATCTGGTCGAGACGGCGCGCCTCATCGCGCTGGCGGCGCTGCTGCGCGAAGAGTCGCGCGGCGGACATTACCGCACCGATTTCCCGCACCCGCGTCCCAGCTGGCAGCACCGGCACGTGTTATGGCGGGGCAGCGGTGCGCTCGTGACGACGTGA
- the nadA gene encoding quinolinate synthase NadA produces MSSTDRYSDIQDEIRALARDRNAIVLAHNYQRPEVQDVADVVGDSLGLSREAARTDADVIVFCGVHFMAETAAILAPQKTVLLPDLGAGCSLSATIDATQLRAWKAEHPGAVVVSYVNTTAEVKAESDYCCTSGNAVEVVQSVPADREILFLPDMFLGAHVRRLTGRANMHVWMGECHVHAGITPARVAEQRAAHPEAEFLVHPECGCSTSLLEAMSAGDIDPSGVQILSTEGMIRRPSQSSADTFIVATEVGILHRLERAYPDRTFLAADDRASCQYMKVTTLPKVKHSLEAMEYRITVPREIADRARGAIDRMVAIGGAAPAASAPAAMVGE; encoded by the coding sequence ATGTCATCCACTGATCGATATTCGGACATACAGGACGAGATTCGCGCGCTGGCGCGCGATCGCAACGCGATCGTTCTCGCCCACAATTATCAACGGCCCGAAGTGCAGGACGTGGCCGACGTGGTCGGCGACTCGTTAGGCCTATCGCGCGAAGCGGCGCGGACGGATGCCGACGTCATCGTGTTCTGCGGCGTGCACTTCATGGCCGAGACGGCGGCGATTCTCGCGCCGCAGAAAACCGTACTGCTCCCGGACCTCGGCGCCGGCTGCTCGTTGTCGGCGACCATCGATGCCACGCAGCTGCGCGCGTGGAAAGCCGAGCACCCGGGCGCGGTGGTCGTGAGCTACGTGAACACGACGGCGGAGGTCAAGGCCGAGAGCGACTACTGCTGCACGTCGGGCAACGCCGTGGAAGTGGTGCAATCGGTGCCGGCCGACCGCGAGATCCTGTTCCTCCCCGACATGTTCCTCGGCGCGCACGTTAGGCGCCTCACGGGGCGGGCCAACATGCACGTATGGATGGGCGAGTGCCACGTGCACGCGGGCATCACGCCCGCACGCGTGGCCGAGCAGCGCGCGGCGCATCCCGAGGCCGAGTTTCTCGTGCACCCCGAGTGCGGCTGCTCGACGAGCCTGCTCGAAGCGATGTCGGCGGGCGACATCGATCCGTCGGGGGTGCAGATATTGTCCACCGAAGGAATGATTCGACGGCCGTCGCAATCGAGCGCGGACACGTTCATCGTGGCCACGGAAGTGGGCATCCTGCATCGCCTCGAGCGGGCGTATCCCGATCGAACCTTCCTTGCCGCCGACGATCGCGCATCGTGTCAGTACATGAAGGTCACGACGCTGCCGAAGGTGAAGCACTCGCTCGAGGCGATGGAGTACCGCATCACGGTGCCGCGGGAGATTGCGGATCGGGCGCGCGGGGCGATTGATCGGATGGTGGCGATCGGCGGCGCCGCGCCCGCGGCGAGCGCGCCGGCGGCGATGGTGGGGGAGTGA
- the nadC gene encoding carboxylating nicotinate-nucleotide diphosphorylase, which produces MASDLAGTSLSLGFPLSAAATRALVRAALDEDRAFEDVTTLATVPAEAEGRAAIVARSAGVIAGLPLAITAFETMSRDVTVHVVSGDGEHVGAGSVVAEVAGPWRALLSAERVALNFVQRLSGVATLTARYVEAARGTAARIYDTRKTTPTLRALQKYAVRCGGGVNHRADLADGVLIKDNHLAALGGDIALAVRRARGAGRPGICIEVECDDVAQVDAALAAGADVILLDNMSLDAMRACAARVAGRVPLEASGGVTLERVRAIAETGVDRISVGGLTHSPPALDLGLDYLSSFNS; this is translated from the coding sequence ATGGCCTCCGATCTGGCCGGGACGAGTCTATCGTTAGGCTTCCCGTTGTCGGCGGCCGCGACGCGCGCACTGGTGCGGGCGGCGCTCGATGAGGACCGGGCATTCGAGGACGTGACGACGCTCGCCACGGTGCCCGCCGAGGCGGAGGGGCGTGCGGCGATCGTCGCGCGGTCGGCCGGCGTGATCGCGGGGCTGCCGCTCGCGATCACGGCGTTCGAAACCATGAGCCGTGATGTGACCGTGCACGTCGTGTCGGGCGACGGCGAGCACGTCGGCGCCGGCAGCGTGGTGGCCGAAGTCGCGGGCCCGTGGCGCGCGCTGCTGAGCGCCGAGCGCGTAGCGCTCAATTTCGTGCAGCGGTTGTCCGGGGTGGCGACGCTGACCGCGCGGTACGTCGAGGCCGCGCGCGGGACCGCGGCTCGCATTTACGACACGCGGAAGACGACGCCGACGTTACGGGCGCTCCAGAAGTACGCGGTGCGGTGCGGCGGCGGCGTCAACCACCGCGCTGATCTGGCCGACGGGGTCTTGATCAAGGACAACCACCTCGCTGCGTTAGGCGGCGACATCGCGCTCGCGGTGCGCCGGGCGCGCGGGGCGGGGCGGCCCGGCATCTGTATCGAAGTCGAGTGCGACGACGTCGCGCAGGTCGATGCCGCCCTCGCGGCCGGTGCGGACGTCATCCTGCTCGACAACATGTCGCTCGATGCGATGCGCGCGTGCGCGGCGCGCGTGGCGGGACGTGTCCCGCTCGAGGCGTCGGGCGGCGTGACGCTCGAGCGCGTGCGGGCAATCGCGGAGACGGGCGTCGATCGGATTTCCGTTGGCGGGCTGACGCACTCGCCGCCCGCGCTGGACCTGGGATTGGACTACCTGTCGTCGTTCAACTCCTGA
- a CDS encoding Uma2 family endonuclease: MPAAAHRWTAEEVRALPEDGNRHELISGELVVTPSPRAIHQVAVAELLWSIRTWLERTGVGRILTSPSDLSLGEDELLQPDLFVYRTAGGNHPRDWAEISAVLLVIEVLSPSTARYDRQLKRRRYQRARVPEYWIVDLDSRLVERWRPDDERPEIVEERLCWEPAPATEPFELDLKALFAELWGDDRSIH, encoded by the coding sequence ATGCCAGCCGCTGCGCACCGCTGGACCGCGGAAGAAGTGCGGGCCCTGCCCGAGGATGGGAATCGCCACGAGCTCATCTCCGGCGAGCTCGTCGTGACGCCGTCCCCTCGTGCCATCCATCAAGTGGCGGTGGCCGAGCTCCTGTGGAGTATACGCACGTGGCTCGAGCGCACGGGCGTGGGCCGGATTCTCACCTCGCCGTCCGACCTGTCGTTAGGCGAAGACGAGCTGCTGCAGCCCGACCTCTTCGTCTATCGCACCGCCGGCGGCAACCATCCGCGCGACTGGGCAGAGATTAGCGCCGTGCTCCTGGTGATCGAGGTGCTCTCGCCATCAACGGCGCGATACGATCGCCAGCTTAAACGTCGCCGATATCAGCGCGCCCGGGTCCCCGAATATTGGATCGTCGATCTCGATTCGCGGCTCGTCGAGCGCTGGCGCCCGGACGATGAGCGACCGGAAATTGTCGAGGAGCGGCTCTGTTGGGAACCGGCACCGGCGACCGAACCCTTCGAGCTCGATCTCAAAGCGCTGTTTGCGGAACTGTGGGGCGACGACCGGTCAATCCACTGA